From the genome of Zalophus californianus isolate mZalCal1 chromosome 6, mZalCal1.pri.v2, whole genome shotgun sequence, one region includes:
- the RPL4 gene encoding 60S ribosomal protein L4, whose translation MACARPLISVYSEKGESSGKNVTLPAVFKAPIRPDIVNFVHTNLRKNNRQPYAVSELAGHQTSAESWGTGRAVARIPRVRGGGTHRSGQGAFGNMCRGGRMFAPTKTWRRWHRRVNTTQKRYAICSALAASALPALVMSKGHRIEEVPELPLVVEDKVEGYKKTKEAVLLLKKLKAWNDIKKVYASQRMRAGKGKMRNRRRIQRRGPCIIYNEDNGIIKAFRNIPGITLLNVSKLNILKLAPGGHVGRFCIWTESAFRKLDDLYGTWRKAASLKSNYNLPMHKMLNTDLSRILKSPEIQRALRAPRKKIHRRVLKKNPLKNLRIMLKLNPYAKTMRRNTILRQAKNHKLRMDKAAAALEAKSDEKGVPGKKPVVGKKGKKAVGVKKQKKPVVGKKAAATKKPAADKKPAEKKPTAEKPTA comes from the exons ATG gcgTGTGCTCGTCCATTGATATCTGTGTACTCCGAAAAGGGGGAATCATCTGGCAAAAATGTTACTTTGCCTGCTGTTTTCAAGGCTCCCATTCGACCTGATATCGTGAACTTTGTTCACACCAACTTGCGCAAAAACAACAGACAGCCGTATGCTGTCAGTGAATTGGCAG GTCATCAAACCAGTGCTGAGTCTTGGGGTACTGGCAGAGCTGTGGCTCGAATTCCCAGAGTTCGAGGCGGAGGGACTCACCGTTCTGGCCAGGGTGCTTTTGGAAAT ATGTGTCGTGGGGGCCGCATGTTTGCACCAACCAAAACCTGGCGCCGTTGGCATCGCAGAGTAAACACAACACAGAAGCGATATGCCATCTGCTCTGCCCTGGCTGCCTCAGCCTTACCAGCACTGGTCATGTCTAAag GTCACCGTATTGAGGAAGTTCCTGAACTTCCTTTGGTGGTTGAAGATAAAGTTGAAGGCTACAAGAAGACCAAGGAGGCTGTTTTGCTTCTTAAGAAACTTAAAGCCTGGAATGATATCAAAAAG GTCTATGCTTCTCAGCGAATGAGAGCTGGCAAGGGCAAAATGAGAAACCGCCGTCGTATCCAGCGCAGGGGACCCTGCATCATCTACAATGAAGACAACGGTATCATCAAGGCCTTCAGAAACATTCCTG GAATTACTTTACTTAATGTAAGCAAACTGAACATTTTGAAACTTGCTCCTGGTGGGCATGTGGGACGTTTCTGCATTTGGACTGAAAGTGCTTTCCGCAAGTTAGACGATCTGTATGGCACTTGGCGTAAGGCTGCCTCCCTCAAGAGTAACTACAA ccttCCCATGCATAAGATGCTTAATACAGACCTTAGCAGAATCTTGAAAAGTCCAGAGATCCAAAGAGCCCTCCGAGCACCACG CAAGAAGATTCATCGCAGAGTCCTGAAGAAGAATCCACTGAAGAACCTGAGAATCATGTTGAAGCTAAACCCATATGCAAAGACCATGCGCCGGAATACCATTCTTCGCCAGGCCAAGAAT CACAAACTCCGAATGGATAAGGCAGCAGCAGCCTTAGAAGCCAAATCAGATGAGAAGGGGGTTCCAGGCAAGAAGCCTGTggttgggaagaaaggaaagaaggctgTTGGtgtgaagaagcagaagaaacctGTGGTGGGGAAAAAGGCTGCAGCTACCAAGAAACCAGCAGCTGACAAGAAGCCTGCAGAAAAGAAACCCACTGCAGAGAAGCCTACTGCCTAA